In the Variovorax sp. S12S4 genome, one interval contains:
- a CDS encoding carbohydrate ABC transporter permease, producing the protein MKKTRRNKTRLPAVFIGPGLLVLAVLALVPTLFAIVISLQDRELGQADSSWVGLSNYVQLFLDRRFLNSVGVSLTWEVLTVSATMGLAVLLGVLLFQCATPRWRNVLSMLFIVPVLLPRVSAAFVWKFAFHPLFGLLTWPYKAITGEPLDLLASPVTALLTVAFVDVWQWGLFFAVIVLKLLETLPPQPFEAARMDHAKTWEVYAYVALPMLKAPLISLTFVKMVESLRAFDLIYVMTRGGPGISTETLDMYAFSQGFIESGRISYASSMAVLMMVASTVAFTYIWKWTRPS; encoded by the coding sequence GTGAAGAAGACAAGGCGCAACAAGACAAGGCTCCCGGCCGTCTTCATCGGGCCGGGGCTGCTGGTGCTGGCGGTTCTGGCGCTGGTTCCCACGCTGTTTGCCATCGTCATCTCGCTGCAGGACCGTGAGCTGGGGCAGGCCGATTCGAGCTGGGTGGGGTTGTCGAACTATGTCCAGCTGTTTTTGGACCGGCGCTTCCTGAACTCGGTGGGTGTGTCGCTGACGTGGGAAGTGCTGACCGTCAGCGCCACCATGGGCCTGGCCGTGCTGCTGGGCGTGCTGCTCTTCCAATGCGCGACACCGCGCTGGCGCAACGTGCTGTCGATGCTGTTCATCGTGCCGGTGCTGCTGCCGCGCGTGTCGGCCGCCTTCGTATGGAAATTTGCCTTCCATCCGTTGTTCGGCCTGTTGACCTGGCCGTACAAGGCGATTACCGGCGAGCCGCTGGACCTGCTTGCCAGCCCGGTGACGGCGCTGCTGACCGTGGCCTTCGTGGACGTGTGGCAGTGGGGGCTGTTCTTTGCCGTCATCGTGCTCAAGCTGCTCGAAACGCTGCCGCCGCAACCTTTCGAGGCCGCGCGCATGGACCATGCGAAGACGTGGGAGGTCTACGCCTACGTGGCGTTGCCGATGCTGAAGGCGCCGCTCATCAGCCTGACCTTCGTGAAGATGGTCGAGTCGCTGCGCGCGTTCGACCTGATCTACGTGATGACGCGCGGCGGGCCCGGCATTTCCACAGAAACGCTGGACATGTACGCGTTCTCGCAGGGCTTCATCGAGTCGGGCCGCATTTCGTACGCCTCGAGCATGGCGGTGCTGATGATGGTCGCCTCGACCGTGGCATTCACCTACATCTGGAAATGGACGCGACCCTCGTGA
- a CDS encoding ABC transporter substrate-binding protein, with protein sequence MSTRTTRRITAGTMLLAALATWGQAQAQVCKEDVRVLSQPRDGLTLLEKYKDEFKSLSGASFSIDNLNENDRRTKTRADASTVGKYNVYYVDEANVPLFAQSKWIAPLAKYYPADYDYADFDPGRQKVATFGGEAWFAPLTGGGDLLVYRKDLLEKAGIKPPATLEEFVAAAKKLNDPANGIYGVALRGQRGSGANVWRWMPFFRGNGGQWFDGDKPVFNSPAAVKATQTYLELFKYSAPGTKTGGWDESTGAFLAGKVAMLIESTPLAGNALDPKMSTVIGKVAYLPPPSPLTGGGYGHGLAIGTKANKTEEAKKCAGLFIAWATSKKNEQRRLAEGQFGELNRTSVLGSPEFAKRYGADLGKALADTGKLTAVNFWQDAAWPDLGDRWGIILEELITGSRSDIKGGLDELDAYARQLIARRKK encoded by the coding sequence ATGTCGACTCGAACCACACGCCGCATCACGGCCGGCACCATGCTGCTGGCAGCGCTGGCCACCTGGGGTCAGGCGCAGGCCCAGGTCTGCAAGGAAGACGTGCGCGTGCTGTCGCAGCCCCGCGACGGCCTGACCCTGCTCGAAAAGTACAAGGACGAGTTCAAGAGCCTGAGCGGCGCCTCCTTCAGCATCGACAACCTCAACGAGAACGACCGCCGCACCAAGACGCGCGCCGACGCTTCCACTGTCGGAAAGTACAACGTGTACTACGTCGACGAGGCCAATGTGCCGCTGTTCGCGCAGTCGAAATGGATTGCGCCGCTAGCGAAGTACTACCCGGCCGACTACGACTACGCGGACTTCGACCCCGGCCGGCAGAAGGTGGCCACCTTCGGCGGCGAGGCCTGGTTCGCGCCGCTCACCGGTGGCGGCGACCTGCTGGTGTACCGCAAGGACCTGCTCGAAAAGGCCGGCATCAAGCCACCGGCCACGCTGGAGGAATTTGTCGCCGCCGCGAAGAAGCTCAACGACCCCGCCAACGGGATCTACGGCGTGGCCTTGCGCGGCCAGCGCGGCTCGGGCGCCAACGTATGGCGCTGGATGCCGTTCTTCCGCGGCAACGGCGGCCAGTGGTTCGACGGCGACAAGCCGGTGTTCAACTCGCCTGCGGCGGTGAAGGCCACGCAGACTTATCTCGAACTGTTCAAGTATTCGGCGCCGGGCACGAAGACCGGTGGATGGGACGAGTCCACGGGCGCATTCCTGGCCGGCAAGGTGGCGATGCTGATCGAATCGACACCGCTGGCGGGCAACGCGCTCGACCCGAAGATGTCTACCGTGATCGGCAAGGTGGCCTACCTGCCGCCGCCTTCGCCGCTGACCGGCGGCGGCTACGGCCACGGGCTGGCCATCGGCACCAAGGCCAACAAGACAGAAGAGGCGAAGAAGTGCGCGGGCCTGTTCATCGCCTGGGCCACCTCCAAGAAGAACGAGCAGCGTCGCCTTGCCGAAGGCCAGTTCGGCGAACTGAACCGCACCAGCGTGCTCGGCAGCCCCGAGTTCGCCAAGCGCTACGGCGCCGACCTGGGCAAGGCGCTGGCGGACACCGGCAAGCTCACGGCGGTGAACTTCTGGCAGGACGCGGCCTGGCCCGACCTGGGCGACCGCTGGGGAATCATTCTCGAAGAACTGATCACCGGTTCGCGCAGCGACATCAAGGGCGGGCTGGACGAACTCGACGCCTACGCCAGGCAGCTGATCGCGCGACGCAAGAAGTGA